The proteins below are encoded in one region of Oreochromis niloticus isolate F11D_XX linkage group LG6, O_niloticus_UMD_NMBU, whole genome shotgun sequence:
- the LOC109202401 gene encoding CD209 antigen-like protein C codes for MDEVYVNTEEVLGCRRKSKREHKTVESIYMNNGVIQTVQRKTTGPAPPGSEVLKKSYCRAAVILLGLLCLFLLIGLITVVFLFTQGKSQWEMETVMIHKLYDNETSERNQLQTNFNNLVKERDQLQKRLEDLTTNRDDLQRTLQYCRENWVVFSDSLYQVSSEKKSWEESRRDCRQKGADLMIINSREEQNFVNQLKKHLWIGLTDSQTEGTWKWVDGTRTSTSYWNQRNKEPNGGTRQNCGEIDNYNFEDSWNDAPCSNGQFWICEKRVSP; via the exons ATGGATGAAGTCTATGTGAATACAGAGGAAGTATTAGGTTGTCGCAGGAAGTCTAAAAGGGAGCATAAAACTGTGGAATCCATTTATATGAATAATGGAGTGATCCAAACTGTACAACGTAAAACAACTGGACCTGCACCCCCag GTTCTGAAGTTTTAAAGAAGAGTTACTGCAGAGCTGCTGTGATTCTTCTGGGTCTGCTGTGTCTTTTCCTCCTGATTGGACTCAtaactgttgtttttcttt TCACCCAAGGCAAATCTCAGTGGGAAATGGAGACAGTGATGATACACAAGCTGTACGACAACGAGACCAGCGAGAGAAACCAGTTGCAGACCAATTTCAACAATCTGGTTAAAGAGAGAGACCAGCTCCAGAAAAGATTGGAAGACCTGACCACAAACAGAGACGACCTTCAGAGAACGCTTCAAT attGCCGAGAAAATTGGGTAGTTTTCAGTGATAGTTTGTACCAAGTTTCTTCAGAGAAGAAATCCTGGGAAGAAAGCAGACGAGACTGTCGCCAAAAAGGTGCAGACCTGATGATTATCAACAGCCGAGAGGAACAG AACTTTGTGAACCAGCTCAAGAAGCATTTGTGGATTGGACTGACTGACTCACAGACAGAGGGGACATGGAAATGGGTGGATGGGACTCGAACAAGCACAAg CTACTGGAATCAGAGGAATAAAGAGCCAAATGGTGGCACACGGCAAAATTGTGGAGAGATAGATAATTACAATTTTGAAGACAGCTGGAATGATGCACCATGTTCCAATGGACAATTCTGGATATGTGAGAAGAGAGTTTCTCCATAA